In Vibrio tritonius, the following are encoded in one genomic region:
- the gyrA gene encoding DNA topoisomerase (ATP-hydrolyzing) subunit A produces MSDLAREITPINIEDELRGSYLDYAMSVIVGRALPDVRDGLKPVHRRVLFAMNVLGNDWNKPYKKSARVVGDVIGKYHPHGDTAVYDTIVRMAQPFSLRYMLVDGQGNFGSIDGDSAAAMRYTEVRMAKIAHELLADLDKETVDFVDNYDGTEQIPAVLPTKIPNLLVNGASGIAVGMATNIPPHNLTEVINGCLAYIGNEDITIDELMEYIPGPDFPTAAIISGRKGIIDAYKTGRGKVYMRSKAEIETEKNGRETIIVTEIPYQVNKARLIEKIAELVKDKKVEGISALRDESDKDGMRIVIECKRDAVGEVVLNNLYANTQLQTTFGINMVALNEGQPQLFNLKDMLKCFVNHRREVVTRRTIYELRKARDRAHILEGLALALANIDEIIELIRRAPTPAEAKQGLVARGWELGHVAAMLERTGEDARPEWLEPNFGIRDGLYYLTEQQAQAILDLRLHRLTGLEHDKILDEYKALLTQIEELLFILSSTERLMEVIREELEIVRDTYGDARRTEITAASHDIDLEELIAREDVVVTLSHEGYVKYQLLSDYEAQRRGGKGKSATRMKDEDFIERLLVANTHDNILCFSTRGKAYRLKVYQLPHATRTARGKPIVNILPLEANERITAILPVSEYSADQFIFMATGDGTVKKTSLDQFANVRANGLIAVNLRDDDSLIGVDITNGQDDIMLFSESGKVVRFNEEHVRGMGRTASGVRGMKLPEGDQVVSLIVPKHDGDILTVTENGYGKRTALSEYPQKGRATQGVVSIKVSERNGSVVGAVQAAEGDEFMMITNAGTLVRTRVAEVSQVGRNTQGVTLIRTSEEEQVVALQRIEEVEETEEELVEGESEVVETKDIVEENKDNDATSESDEGEQE; encoded by the coding sequence ATGAGCGATCTAGCTAGAGAGATCACGCCCATAAACATTGAAGATGAGCTTCGTGGTTCATACCTAGACTATGCGATGTCAGTTATCGTTGGTCGTGCTCTTCCTGATGTGCGTGATGGCCTAAAACCAGTACACCGTCGTGTGTTATTCGCGATGAATGTATTGGGTAATGACTGGAACAAACCTTATAAAAAATCTGCTCGTGTTGTTGGCGACGTAATCGGTAAATATCACCCACATGGTGATACGGCGGTGTACGACACTATCGTACGTATGGCTCAGCCATTCTCACTACGTTACATGCTAGTAGATGGTCAAGGGAACTTTGGTTCGATCGATGGCGACTCCGCTGCGGCAATGCGTTATACCGAAGTTCGTATGGCAAAAATTGCACACGAGTTGCTAGCAGACCTAGACAAAGAAACTGTCGATTTCGTTGATAACTATGACGGTACTGAGCAAATTCCAGCCGTATTGCCAACGAAAATTCCTAACCTACTGGTTAACGGTGCTTCGGGTATCGCCGTAGGTATGGCAACCAATATTCCACCGCATAACTTAACAGAAGTGATTAACGGTTGTTTGGCCTACATCGGTAATGAAGACATCACTATCGATGAGTTAATGGAATATATTCCAGGTCCAGACTTCCCTACGGCAGCTATCATTAGTGGCCGTAAAGGCATCATCGACGCATATAAAACCGGTCGCGGTAAAGTGTATATGCGTTCGAAAGCGGAGATTGAAACTGAGAAAAATGGTCGCGAAACCATTATTGTCACGGAAATCCCATATCAAGTGAACAAAGCTCGCTTGATTGAGAAAATTGCAGAACTAGTAAAAGATAAGAAAGTAGAAGGCATCAGTGCACTACGCGATGAATCTGACAAAGATGGTATGCGTATTGTTATTGAATGTAAGCGCGATGCGGTTGGTGAAGTGGTTCTAAATAACCTATATGCCAATACTCAGCTACAAACGACTTTCGGTATCAACATGGTGGCACTAAATGAAGGCCAACCACAGTTGTTTAACTTGAAAGACATGCTGAAATGCTTCGTAAACCACCGCCGTGAAGTGGTGACCCGTCGTACTATTTACGAATTACGTAAAGCACGCGATCGTGCACATATCTTGGAAGGTTTGGCGCTAGCATTAGCCAACATTGATGAAATCATCGAACTGATTCGTCGTGCTCCAACACCAGCAGAAGCGAAGCAAGGTCTGGTGGCTCGTGGTTGGGAGTTGGGCCATGTTGCAGCAATGCTTGAACGTACTGGTGAAGACGCTCGTCCAGAGTGGCTAGAGCCTAACTTCGGCATTCGTGACGGTCTTTACTACCTAACAGAGCAACAAGCTCAGGCTATCTTGGATTTGCGTCTACACCGTTTAACGGGTCTAGAACACGATAAGATTCTTGATGAATACAAAGCGTTACTAACACAAATTGAAGAACTGTTGTTCATTCTGTCTAGCACAGAACGTTTGATGGAAGTCATTCGCGAAGAGCTTGAAATTGTTCGTGATACCTATGGCGATGCTCGTCGTACTGAGATCACTGCAGCGAGCCATGATATCGACCTAGAAGAGCTGATTGCACGCGAAGATGTTGTTGTTACCCTGTCACACGAAGGTTATGTTAAGTATCAGCTACTGAGCGATTACGAAGCACAACGTCGTGGTGGTAAAGGTAAGAGTGCAACACGCATGAAGGATGAAGACTTTATCGAACGTCTATTGGTTGCCAATACGCACGATAACATTCTTTGTTTCTCAACTCGTGGTAAAGCTTACCGCTTGAAAGTGTACCAATTGCCACATGCAACTCGTACTGCGCGTGGCAAGCCGATTGTCAACATTCTACCGCTTGAAGCGAATGAACGTATTACGGCTATCTTGCCAGTATCTGAATACTCTGCAGATCAGTTTATCTTCATGGCTACGGGTGATGGTACGGTTAAGAAAACATCCTTGGATCAGTTTGCTAACGTACGTGCTAACGGCCTGATTGCGGTTAACCTGCGTGATGACGACTCTCTAATCGGTGTTGATATTACAAATGGCCAAGACGATATCATGCTGTTCTCTGAATCGGGCAAAGTTGTTCGCTTTAATGAAGAGCATGTGCGTGGTATGGGTCGTACTGCGTCTGGTGTTCGTGGTATGAAACTGCCAGAAGGTGATCAAGTGGTGTCGTTGATCGTGCCTAAACACGATGGTGATATCCTGACGGTGACTGAAAACGGTTACGGTAAGCGCACAGCATTAAGCGAATACCCACAAAAAGGTCGTGCGACACAAGGTGTTGTATCGATCAAAGTGTCTGAACGTAACGGTTCTGTAGTGGGCGCAGTTCAAGCAGCAGAAGGTGATGAGTTCATGATGATCACTAATGCTGGCACCTTGGTTCGTACTCGCGTGGCTGAAGTTAGCCAAGTGGGTCGTAACACTCAAGGTGTAACGCTCATCCGTACCTCTGAAGAAGAGCAGGTTGTTGCACTACAACGTATCGAAGAAGTAGAAGAGACAGAAGAGGAGCTTGTTGAAGGCGAATCAGAAGTTGTTGAAACTAAAGATATTGTTGAAGAAAACAAAGACAACGATGCTACATCAGAAAGTGATGAAGGCGAACAAGAATAA
- a CDS encoding glycine cleavage system protein R, translating to MISNFVVSFIGKTSPSTLKNLAAITNENEGKWLISKVNFIDQQIAAIIKVEVPIDRADIVKDAFISYPELTVSIVDSDVQPHDEHTVFKLRLDANDRTGIVNDITHLLDSQGITLLDMDCNRVFIANDGGVQASIFTANIALRLPADRQIDDLAKELESLSEDTRVMITSK from the coding sequence ATGATTTCGAACTTTGTAGTCAGCTTTATTGGCAAAACCTCACCAAGCACATTGAAGAACTTGGCAGCGATTACCAATGAGAACGAAGGTAAGTGGCTCATTAGTAAAGTCAATTTTATTGACCAACAAATAGCCGCTATTATTAAGGTTGAAGTCCCTATTGATCGTGCTGACATCGTCAAAGATGCGTTTATTTCCTACCCTGAGCTGACAGTCAGTATTGTAGACAGTGATGTTCAGCCGCACGATGAACATACCGTGTTTAAATTGCGTTTGGATGCTAACGATCGAACCGGTATCGTCAACGATATTACTCACCTACTCGACTCCCAAGGCATTACGTTATTGGATATGGACTGTAACCGCGTTTTCATCGCTAACGACGGTGGTGTGCAAGCCAGTATTTTTACTGCCAATATCGCGTTGAGGCTTCCAGCAGACAGACAGATAGACGATCTTGCTAAAGAATTGGAGTCTCTTTCTGAAGACACTCGTGTCATGATTACATCAAAATGA
- the yfaE gene encoding class I ribonucleotide reductase maintenance protein YfaE has translation MAQVKINDSITIESNSSNTLLETMEQAGLVPEYHCRDGHCGACRCKLVDGSVEYVGFAMAYTQPGEVLPCICKAKTAVTLKDVRYQVKAKRA, from the coding sequence ATGGCACAGGTCAAAATCAACGACAGCATTACCATTGAGTCAAATTCATCAAATACGTTGTTAGAAACTATGGAGCAAGCAGGTCTTGTTCCAGAATATCACTGCCGAGATGGGCATTGTGGAGCTTGCCGTTGCAAGTTAGTTGATGGCTCCGTGGAGTACGTTGGTTTTGCCATGGCATATACGCAACCCGGAGAGGTTTTGCCTTGTATTTGTAAGGCCAAAACTGCAGTTACGTTAAAAGATGTTCGTTATCAAGTAAAAGCCAAACGCGCGTAA
- the ubiG gene encoding bifunctional 2-polyprenyl-6-hydroxyphenol methylase/3-demethylubiquinol 3-O-methyltransferase UbiG, protein MTQAQNVDPNEIKKFEDMASRWWDLNGEFKPLHQINPLRLNYVLDKANGLFDKQVLDVGCGGGILAESMAREGAHVTGLDMGKEPLEVARLHALETGTKLDYIQSTIEDHAQANPQHYDVVTCMEMLEHVPDPQSVIDACSRLVKPGGHVFFSTLNRNFKSYLFAIVGAEKLLKIVPDNTHDHDKFIRPSEMMKMIDHTPLQEMGITGLLYNPITDTYRLGRNVDVNYIVHTRLF, encoded by the coding sequence ATGACTCAAGCACAAAATGTCGATCCAAACGAAATAAAAAAATTCGAAGATATGGCTTCTCGCTGGTGGGATCTCAATGGGGAATTTAAACCTCTGCATCAAATTAACCCACTGCGTCTCAATTACGTTTTAGATAAAGCCAACGGTTTGTTTGATAAACAAGTGCTCGATGTCGGTTGCGGTGGAGGCATTCTTGCTGAAAGTATGGCTCGTGAAGGTGCACACGTTACTGGTTTAGATATGGGTAAAGAGCCGCTTGAAGTGGCCAGACTGCATGCCTTAGAAACCGGCACAAAACTCGACTATATTCAAAGTACTATTGAAGATCACGCGCAAGCCAATCCACAGCACTATGATGTAGTGACATGTATGGAGATGCTCGAACACGTTCCTGACCCGCAATCCGTTATTGATGCCTGCTCACGTTTAGTCAAACCTGGTGGCCACGTTTTCTTTTCAACCTTAAACCGTAACTTTAAGTCCTACCTGTTCGCAATTGTTGGCGCAGAAAAACTATTGAAGATCGTACCCGATAACACGCACGATCATGACAAGTTCATTCGCCCATCTGAAATGATGAAGATGATTGACCACACGCCACTGCAAGAGATGGGCATCACCGGGCTATTGTATAACCCGATAACAGACACTTATCGCCTCGGCCGTAATGTGGATGTCAATTACATTGTCCATACTCGACTTTTTTAG
- a CDS encoding CinA family nicotinamide mononucleotide deamidase-related protein codes for MLKIAMLSTGEEVLHGDIVDTNAAWLGRECFQHGFALAKRSTVGDSQATITEELMMLSFNYDVVIVNGGLGPTSDDLSAVAAGEAAEQPLVLFPEWVKVMEGFFASRNKKMPESNLKQAMLPEKATIVDNPIGTACGFKLLINDCWFYFTPGVPSEFKRMVSEQILPDLSAMYPEEPRLECSYFYTFGSSESGLSDILDKMQLPEGYSLGYRSYLPFIEIKLFGPAGDDDVRLKLAQIIYRHIEPFLVSVDEPMLDHLGHLMQDKQQTLSIAEQSSKGWLSYWLQGNSNIEQLCGHSWVLSQKVEADLGIKDPLAAAFALAGATKEKCGTHLALVTGPLTDDDQFTVALSAPEGEWGQIFRFSRRYTADDQKQVIGTLAADMLRRYLSGKPVFTQYNATMKVKELYLPASALN; via the coding sequence ATGCTTAAAATTGCGATGTTGAGTACCGGAGAAGAAGTTCTACATGGGGACATCGTCGATACGAATGCCGCGTGGTTAGGTCGAGAATGTTTTCAACATGGCTTTGCTTTAGCCAAACGTTCCACTGTTGGAGATAGTCAAGCAACGATTACCGAAGAGTTGATGATGCTGAGCTTTAATTATGATGTGGTGATCGTCAATGGTGGCTTGGGGCCGACAAGTGATGACTTAAGCGCTGTAGCGGCAGGAGAGGCGGCAGAGCAACCATTAGTGTTGTTTCCAGAATGGGTCAAAGTAATGGAAGGCTTTTTTGCGTCACGTAATAAAAAGATGCCTGAAAGCAACTTAAAGCAGGCAATGTTGCCAGAAAAAGCAACGATCGTGGACAACCCGATCGGTACAGCTTGTGGATTTAAATTACTGATCAATGACTGTTGGTTCTATTTTACTCCCGGGGTGCCGAGTGAGTTTAAGCGAATGGTTAGCGAGCAGATACTACCTGATCTCTCCGCCATGTACCCAGAAGAGCCTCGTTTGGAATGCAGCTATTTTTATACCTTTGGTTCGTCTGAATCCGGTCTTTCCGATATTCTCGATAAAATGCAATTGCCGGAAGGTTATTCGTTGGGCTACCGTTCTTATTTACCATTTATCGAAATCAAGTTGTTTGGTCCGGCGGGCGATGATGATGTTCGTTTAAAATTGGCTCAAATAATCTATCGTCATATCGAGCCTTTCCTTGTGAGCGTGGATGAACCCATGCTCGACCATTTAGGCCATTTAATGCAGGATAAACAACAAACGCTGTCGATTGCTGAGCAAAGCAGTAAAGGGTGGTTATCTTATTGGCTACAAGGTAACAGTAATATTGAGCAGCTTTGTGGTCATAGTTGGGTATTGAGTCAGAAAGTCGAAGCTGATCTAGGAATAAAAGACCCGTTAGCTGCGGCATTTGCTTTGGCAGGCGCTACCAAAGAAAAATGTGGTACCCATCTCGCGTTGGTCACGGGACCCTTAACGGATGACGATCAATTTACGGTTGCGTTGTCAGCTCCTGAGGGAGAGTGGGGACAAATTTTCCGCTTTAGTCGGCGTTATACTGCAGACGACCAGAAACAGGTTATTGGTACGCTAGCGGCAGATATGTTGCGCCGCTATTTATCCGGCAAACCAGTCTTTACTCAGTACAATGCAACAATGAAAGTAAAAGAGCTTTACCTTCCTGCTAGTGCGTTAAATTAA
- the nrdB gene encoding class Ia ribonucleoside-diphosphate reductase subunit beta: MAYSTFTQTKNDQLKEPMFLGQPVNVARYDQQKYEIFEKLIEKQLSFFWRPEEVDVSSDRIDYAKLPEHEKHIFISNLKYQTLLDSIQGRSPNVALLPLVSLPELETWIETWSFSETIHSRSYTHIIRNIVNDPALVFDDIVENDHIIKRAKDISHYYDKLIQLTNDYHRFGEGEHNLNGENVSVSLQALKKQLYLCLMSVNALEAIRFYVSFACSFAFAERELMEGNAKIIKLIARDEALHLTGTQHMINLLRNGMDDFSFIQVAEEAKQECFDLFKEAAEQEKEWAEYLFKDGSMIGLNKDILCQYVEYITNIRMQAVGLDAAYPGATTNPIPWINAWLSSDNVQVAPQEAEISSYLVGQIDTEVNSDDFEGFEL; this comes from the coding sequence ATGGCTTACAGTACTTTTACTCAAACAAAAAATGACCAATTGAAAGAACCTATGTTCTTAGGTCAGCCAGTAAACGTAGCGCGCTACGACCAACAGAAATACGAAATCTTTGAAAAGCTTATTGAAAAGCAACTCTCTTTCTTCTGGCGTCCAGAAGAAGTTGACGTATCTTCAGATCGCATCGATTACGCCAAGCTACCAGAGCATGAAAAACACATCTTCATCTCTAACTTGAAATATCAAACTCTGTTGGATTCTATCCAAGGGCGCAGTCCAAACGTCGCACTACTACCATTGGTTTCTCTACCTGAGCTAGAAACTTGGATTGAAACATGGTCATTTTCTGAAACGATTCACTCTCGCTCATACACGCACATCATTCGTAACATCGTAAATGATCCTGCGCTCGTATTTGACGATATTGTTGAAAACGACCACATCATCAAACGTGCCAAAGACATTTCTCACTATTATGACAAGCTCATTCAACTAACCAATGACTACCATCGTTTTGGTGAAGGCGAACATAATCTCAATGGCGAAAACGTCAGTGTGAGCCTACAGGCGCTGAAGAAACAACTCTACTTATGCTTGATGTCTGTAAACGCGCTAGAAGCGATTCGTTTCTACGTCAGTTTTGCTTGTTCATTCGCTTTTGCGGAACGCGAACTGATGGAAGGTAATGCCAAAATCATTAAACTGATTGCCCGCGATGAAGCGTTGCACCTAACGGGAACTCAGCACATGATTAACTTGTTGCGTAATGGTATGGATGATTTTTCATTCATTCAAGTTGCCGAAGAAGCTAAGCAAGAGTGTTTTGACCTGTTCAAAGAAGCAGCTGAACAAGAAAAAGAGTGGGCTGAATACCTATTTAAAGATGGCTCAATGATCGGTTTGAATAAAGACATTCTATGCCAATACGTTGAATACATCACCAACATCCGTATGCAAGCGGTTGGCTTAGATGCAGCTTACCCAGGCGCAACGACCAACCCGATTCCTTGGATCAATGCGTGGCTCTCTTCGGATAACGTACAGGTTGCACCACAAGAAGCTGAAATCAGCTCTTACTTGGTTGGCCAAATCGATACTGAAGTCAATAGTGATGACTTCGAGGGCTTCGAACTGTAA
- a CDS encoding 30S ribosomal protein S6 modification protein, with product MFNQSKLLVWYEVASQKVVLGEALSSGVYDIASMWRHVPTDWEEQDRLGYRLSLFDADGREIAAKPISVGLVDEILSGMKQARA from the coding sequence ATGTTTAACCAATCCAAATTGTTGGTCTGGTATGAGGTAGCAAGTCAAAAAGTCGTTTTAGGTGAAGCGCTTAGCAGTGGTGTTTATGATATTGCATCTATGTGGCGGCATGTCCCAACAGATTGGGAAGAGCAGGACCGTTTAGGCTATCGTTTATCTTTGTTTGATGCTGATGGCAGAGAGATTGCCGCTAAACCGATCTCCGTAGGGTTGGTTGATGAAATCCTTTCCGGAATGAAACAAGCCAGAGCATAG
- a CDS encoding methyl-accepting chemotaxis protein: MFHLKNIKVGHKFTLILIASVLGFICMLLIAANALEDNLKFEREARLKAVVQSTLSQISHLNAIYPKEQAQKLAKELINNQRYDNGNYVFVIDESRRAIVHPVQPDLIGKTMGGSNPAADNVWLRAVNIAKGGKSGKIEYDWQLSNGTNAKKLSFVQGFAPWGWVVGSGMLIDDIETAVNQQFTSMAIAAAIVVIIMIILGVVVRNSILQPLEKIVQTMYKIAKGDLTARVDYDGKDEIGILGKRVNESIGAVHEALSQSVTSANAVAEAAVRIASTAEETSQSVISQQGQLNSLATAMNEMSATVSEVARHAEDTAKDTQEASNEANMGDKDVHASVDSIKALTDELESANNQVTKLKEGVMEISEVTAVISGISEQTNLLALNAAIEAARAGEQGRGFAVVAEEVRNLASRTHHSTDEIQTTINRLQQLAMASATSMETSQKLAYDSVERAENAGSDLSLIVSHIRKVSDNATQIATAAEEQSVVAEDMNKNVSGINDSASEMSQAANYLAEESEKLADLSRQLDGELKRFVL, translated from the coding sequence ATGTTTCATCTAAAAAATATTAAAGTTGGCCACAAGTTTACTCTAATTTTAATCGCGAGTGTCTTAGGGTTTATTTGTATGCTGCTCATTGCCGCAAACGCCCTAGAAGACAACCTCAAATTCGAACGAGAAGCCCGGCTCAAAGCAGTAGTACAAAGTACGCTTTCCCAAATCTCGCATCTCAACGCTATCTATCCTAAGGAGCAAGCACAAAAACTCGCCAAAGAGCTCATCAATAACCAACGTTACGATAATGGTAACTATGTGTTTGTCATTGATGAGAGTCGGCGCGCGATTGTTCATCCGGTGCAACCCGATTTAATCGGTAAAACCATGGGCGGTAGTAACCCAGCAGCCGATAACGTATGGTTACGTGCAGTGAATATTGCCAAAGGAGGAAAAAGCGGGAAAATTGAATACGACTGGCAGTTAAGTAACGGAACTAATGCCAAAAAGCTATCTTTTGTTCAAGGTTTCGCACCTTGGGGGTGGGTTGTTGGCTCAGGTATGTTAATTGATGATATTGAAACAGCAGTTAACCAACAATTTACATCAATGGCTATTGCTGCCGCGATTGTGGTTATAATTATGATCATTCTAGGCGTGGTCGTGCGTAATTCTATCTTACAACCGCTCGAAAAGATTGTACAAACCATGTACAAAATCGCAAAAGGCGATCTCACAGCCCGCGTCGATTATGACGGTAAGGATGAGATCGGTATTCTCGGTAAACGAGTGAATGAAAGTATTGGTGCCGTGCATGAGGCACTTTCTCAATCGGTAACCTCAGCTAATGCAGTGGCAGAAGCGGCTGTACGTATCGCTTCCACCGCAGAAGAAACAAGTCAATCTGTTATTAGTCAGCAAGGGCAATTAAATAGCCTTGCAACCGCAATGAATGAAATGAGTGCAACTGTCTCTGAGGTAGCACGTCATGCGGAAGATACGGCGAAAGATACCCAAGAAGCAAGTAATGAAGCCAATATGGGAGATAAAGATGTTCACGCCAGTGTGGACAGTATTAAAGCCCTCACAGATGAACTAGAAAGTGCCAACAACCAAGTCACGAAACTGAAAGAAGGCGTAATGGAAATCAGTGAAGTCACTGCCGTCATTAGTGGCATCTCTGAGCAAACGAATCTCTTGGCATTAAATGCCGCCATTGAAGCTGCACGCGCTGGTGAACAAGGCCGTGGGTTTGCAGTCGTTGCCGAAGAAGTGCGTAATTTGGCAAGCCGAACTCACCACTCAACGGATGAAATTCAAACCACCATCAACCGCTTGCAACAATTAGCTATGGCTTCTGCAACCTCAATGGAAACAAGTCAAAAATTGGCTTACGACAGTGTGGAACGTGCTGAAAATGCGGGCAGTGATTTATCCCTTATCGTTAGCCACATTCGAAAAGTCAGTGACAACGCAACACAAATCGCGACCGCAGCGGAAGAGCAAAGCGTCGTTGCAGAAGACATGAATAAAAACGTGAGTGGCATTAATGATTCTGCTTCCGAAATGTCTCAAGCGGCAAATTATCTAGCAGAAGAAAGCGAAAAATTGGCCGACTTATCCCGTCAGCTTGATGGCGAGTTAAAACGTTTTGTTCTCTAA
- the nrdA gene encoding class 1a ribonucleoside-diphosphate reductase subunit alpha, which translates to MNQELTVTKRDGRKEKINLDKIHRVITWAAEGLENVSVSQVELRAHIQFYEGITTSDIHETIIKSAADLISEETPDYQYMAARLAIFHLRKKAYGEYEPPSLFDHVTKMVETGKYDKHLLTDYTRAELDQLDSYIDHRRDLNFSYAAVKQLEGKYFVQNRVTGQIYESAQFLYILVAACLFANYPKETRLSYIKRFYDATSTFKISLPTPIMAGVRTPTRQFSSCVLIECGDSLDSINATASSIVRYVSQRAGIGINAGRIRALGSEIRGGEAFHTGCIPFYKYFQTAVKCCSQGGVRGGAATVFYPLWHGEAQSLLVLRNNRGVEENRVRHMDYGVQLNKLMYQRLVEGGNITLFSPSDVPGLYDAFFEDQDKFERLYVKYENDPSIKKTTVKAVELFALLMQERASTGRIYIQNVDHCNTHSPFDASVAPVRQSNLCLEIALPTKPLTNVEDDSGEIALCTLSAFNLGEIKSLDDFEELSELVVRALDALLDYQDYPLPAARKSTMNRRTLGVGVINYAYYLAKNGVRYSDDSAVGLTHRTFEAIQYYLLKASMNLAKEQGRCPAFDETNYAKGLMPIDTYKKDIDLICEEPLHYDWDGLRKEIMEHGLRNSTLTALMPSETSSQISNATNGIEPPRGYVSVKASKDGILKQVVPEFTKYKDNYELLWNIPNNDGYLHLVGVMQKFVDQAISSNTNYDPSRYETGKVPMKQLLKDLLTAYKFGVKTLYYHNTRDGAKDDQKDAVAQPQDDDCAGGACKI; encoded by the coding sequence ATGAACCAAGAACTCACTGTCACTAAACGTGATGGCCGTAAAGAAAAGATCAATCTCGACAAAATTCACCGCGTAATTACTTGGGCGGCTGAAGGTTTAGAGAACGTCTCTGTTTCTCAAGTAGAACTACGCGCTCACATTCAGTTCTATGAAGGCATCACCACTTCAGACATTCACGAAACCATTATTAAATCTGCAGCGGATCTTATCTCTGAAGAGACGCCAGACTATCAATACATGGCAGCACGTCTTGCCATTTTCCACCTACGTAAAAAAGCGTACGGCGAATACGAGCCACCATCGCTTTTCGATCACGTAACGAAAATGGTTGAGACCGGTAAATACGATAAACACCTTTTAACTGATTACACTCGTGCCGAGTTAGACCAGTTAGACTCTTATATCGACCACCGCCGTGACTTGAACTTCTCTTACGCTGCAGTTAAACAGCTAGAAGGTAAATACTTTGTACAAAACCGCGTGACGGGTCAAATCTACGAAAGCGCACAGTTTCTGTACATCTTAGTTGCGGCATGTCTGTTTGCTAACTATCCGAAAGAAACGCGTCTGAGCTACATCAAACGTTTCTACGATGCGACGTCTACGTTTAAGATCTCTCTGCCAACCCCTATCATGGCAGGTGTGCGTACCCCAACTCGTCAGTTCAGCTCATGTGTATTGATTGAATGTGGTGATAGCCTAGATTCTATCAACGCTACCGCTAGCTCTATCGTACGTTACGTATCTCAACGTGCTGGCATTGGTATCAATGCAGGTCGTATTCGTGCATTGGGCTCTGAAATTCGTGGTGGTGAAGCATTCCACACGGGTTGTATCCCATTCTACAAATATTTCCAAACTGCTGTGAAATGCTGTTCTCAAGGCGGCGTTCGTGGCGGTGCAGCTACCGTGTTCTACCCATTATGGCATGGCGAAGCTCAATCGCTACTAGTGTTGCGTAACAACCGCGGTGTTGAAGAAAACCGTGTTCGTCATATGGACTATGGTGTTCAGTTGAATAAACTGATGTATCAACGTCTGGTTGAAGGCGGCAACATTACGTTGTTCTCTCCTTCTGACGTACCAGGGCTTTACGATGCCTTCTTCGAAGACCAAGATAAGTTCGAACGTCTGTATGTAAAATATGAAAATGATCCATCCATCAAGAAGACAACCGTTAAGGCGGTTGAGCTGTTTGCACTATTGATGCAAGAGCGCGCTTCAACGGGTCGTATCTATATTCAGAACGTTGACCACTGTAATACTCACAGCCCTTTCGATGCCAGCGTTGCACCGGTACGTCAATCTAACCTATGTTTAGAAATTGCTCTACCGACCAAACCGTTGACTAACGTTGAAGACGATTCTGGTGAAATCGCGCTATGTACGCTATCTGCGTTTAACTTAGGCGAAATCAAATCTCTAGATGACTTTGAGGAACTGTCTGAACTGGTTGTTCGTGCGCTAGACGCTCTTTTGGATTACCAGGACTACCCTCTACCAGCGGCACGTAAGTCGACCATGAACCGTCGCACTTTAGGTGTTGGCGTAATCAACTACGCTTACTACCTAGCGAAAAATGGCGTACGCTATTCAGATGACAGCGCGGTTGGTTTAACTCACCGTACTTTCGAAGCGATCCAATACTACCTATTGAAAGCGTCGATGAATTTAGCCAAAGAGCAAGGTCGCTGCCCTGCGTTTGACGAAACTAACTACGCGAAAGGCCTGATGCCAATCGACACGTATAAGAAAGATATCGATCTTATTTGTGAAGAGCCGCTGCACTACGATTGGGATGGGCTACGTAAAGAGATCATGGAACATGGTCTACGTAACTCAACCTTAACCGCGTTGATGCCTTCAGAAACCTCATCTCAGATTTCGAACGCAACCAATGGTATTGAACCACCTCGTGGCTACGTATCGGTAAAAGCGTCAAAAGATGGTATCTTGAAACAAGTGGTTCCAGAGTTTACTAAGTATAAAGATAACTACGAATTGCTTTGGAATATCCCAAACAACGATGGTTACCTACACTTAGTAGGCGTTATGCAGAAGTTTGTTGACCAAGCGATTTCGTCAAATACAAACTACGATCCAAGCCGCTATGAAACAGGCAAAGTGCCAATGAAACAGCTGCTAAAAGATCTGCTAACCGCTTATAAATTTGGTGTTAAAACTCTGTACTACCATAACACACGTGATGGTGCGAAAGACGATCAAAAAGACGCGGTGGCTCAACCACAAGATGATGATTGTGCAGGCGGTGCTTGTAAAATCTAA